A single Dunckerocampus dactyliophorus isolate RoL2022-P2 chromosome 2, RoL_Ddac_1.1, whole genome shotgun sequence DNA region contains:
- the jakmip3 gene encoding janus kinase and microtubule-interacting protein 3 isoform X8 → MSKRAAGVRGKGDRPDTMASVQAVNEELRAKLMDIQLELQQEKNKVSRLEREKSQELRTEHHRATVAMTELKSKLHEEKQKELAVTRETLLRQHEMELMRVIKIKDGEIHRLNGLVLTLRDGSMDKVRSALLMEVEETRKAWEAERCRLQQELQEHRGAKRSAEEALGLAHQACQARVAELRSAHHQHQEELNRTKRDCEREIRRLSQEERDTRRFQLKIAELSAVIRKLEDRNALLSEERNELLKRLRETESQFLPLLDKNKRLSRKNEELSLMLCRLDNKLRFVTQENMEMVTVRRPSSLNDLDRSSSASYHGYSQEDREMEFLRLQVLEQQHIIDDLSKALETGGYVKNVIQERDLLLRYRRQESVRRKRTLRACRVIETFYGYDEDVSVDSDGSSLSFHTDKTPDTEPEEVCVREEAELRYRQLTQEYQALQRAYALLTETSGGNYDAEKEIKTREQLLAEISQYQTRVADLESALKQQGLDVKWVEEKQMLYQRNQQLVEKMRQMEAEELHLKNDIQDARDQNELLEFRILELEEREWRSPGINFQQVHFPDSLSPLQVYCEAEGVTDIVICDLMKKLDILGDNAVSNLSNEEQVVVIHARTVLTLAEKWLGSIEVTKSALQQKMLDIESEKDLFSKQKGYLDEELDFRKRSMDQAHKRILELEAMLYEALQQQDEFRMDGQKVKDDCVSDTLTDDQREGLRRAMDQWKRAVMCELRERDAQILKERMDLLQVTQQRNKELEEFIESQKRQIKELEEKFLFLFLFFSLAFILWS, encoded by the exons ATGTCTAAACGAGCTGCAGGGGTGCGGGGGAAAGGGGACAGGCCGGACACCATGGCATCGGTTCAAGCTGTCAATGAGGAATTGAGAGCCAAACTGATGGACATCCAGTTAGAACTTCAGCAGGAGAAGAACAAG GTCAGCCGCCTGGAGAGAGAGAAGAGTCAGGAACTAAGGACAGAACATCACCGGGCCACCGTAGCCATGACGGAGCTGAAGAGCAAACTCCATGAGGAGAAGCAGAAAGAGCTAGCTGTTACCAGGGAGACGTTACTACGGCAACACGAAATGGAGCTGATGAGAGTTATCAAAATCAAAGATGGAGAGATTCATCGGCTGAACGGTTTAGTCCTCACACTGAGGGATGGCTCGATGGATAAG GTGAGGAGCGCCCTGCTGATGGAGGTGGAGGAGACGAGAAAGGCCTGGGAGGCAGAGCGTTGTCGCCTCCAGCAGGAGCTTCAGGAGCATCGCGGCGCCAAGAGGAGCGCAGAGGAAGCTCTGGGGTTAGCTCACCAGGCCTGCCAGGCCCGAGTAGCCGAGCTACGATCGGCGCATCACCAACACCAGGAGGAGTTGAACAGAACCAAGAGAGACTGCGAGAGGGAGATTCGCCGACTG TCTCAGGAGGAGCGGGACACTCGGAGATTTCAGTTGAAAATTGCGGAGCTCAGCGCCGTCATCAGGAAGCTGGAGGATCGAAACGCTCTGTTGTCGGAAGAACGCAATGAACTg CTGAAGCGACTGAGGGAAACCGAGAGTCAGTTTCTTCCTCTGCTGGACAAAAACAAGCGTCTGAGCAGAAAGAATGAGGAGCTGTCACTCATGTTGTGTCGTCTTGACAACAAACTGCGCTTTGTCACCCAGGAGAACATGGAGATGGTAACTGTG AGGAGGCCGAGTTCGCTGAACGACTTGGACCGCAGCAGCTCCGCCAGTTACCACGGCTACAGCCAGGAGGACAGAGAAATGGAGTTTCTACGACTTCAAGTTCTGGAGCAACAACACATCATAGACGACTTGTCCAAG GCTCTGGAAACAGGAGGTTACGTGAAGAACGTGATT CAGGAAAGAGATCTGTTGTTGCGATACAGACGTCAAGAATCTGTGAGGAGAAAAAGAACTTTGAGAGCCTGCAGG GTCATAGAAACATTTTATGGTTACGATGAAGACGTGTCAGTGGACTCAGACGGCTCATCTTTGTCTTTTCACACAGACAAAACCCCTGACACGGAACCTGAAGAG GTGTGTGTCCGTGAGGAGGCGGAACTTCGGTACCGTCAGCTGACACAAGAATATCAAGCACTGCAGCGTGCCTATGCTCTGCTGACTGAGACCAGCGGAGGAAACTATGATGCTGAGAAGGAGATCAAG ACCAGAGAACAACTGCTGGCGGAAATCAGTCAATATCAAACCAGAGTCGCAGATTTGGAGTCAGCTCTGAAACAGCAAGGACTG GACGTGAAGTGGGTGGAGGAGAAGCAGATGTTGTATCAGAGGAACCAGCAGCTGGTAGAAAAG ATGAGGCAGATGGAAGCAGAGGAACTCCATCTGAAAAACGACATCCAGGATGCCAGAGACCAAAATGAACTCCTGGAGTTCAGGATCTTAGAGCTGGAG GAGAGGGAGTGGCGATCGCCTGGCATCAACTTCCAGCAAGTCCACTTCCCAGACAGCCTCAGCCCTTTGCAGGTCTACTGTGAGGCGGAGGGAGTAACT GACATTGTGATCTGTGATCTCATGAAGAAGTTGGACATCCTGGGCGATAACGCCGTAAGT AATCTGTCCAATGAGGAGCAGGTGGTCGTGATTCACGCCAGGACTGTTCTCACACTGGCAGAgaag TGGTTGGGGTCCATTGAAGTGACAAAGTCGGCACTGCAGCAGAAAATGTTGGACATCGAAAGTGAGAAG GATTTGTTCAGCAAGCAGAAGGGCTACCTGGATGAAGAGCTGGACTTTAGGAAACGCTCCATGGATCAGGCTCACAAG AGGATCCTGGAGCTGGAGGCCATGCTGTACGAGGCGCTACAACAGCAGGACGAGTTCAGAATGGACGGGCAAAAGGTAAAAGACGATTGTGTGAGCGACACGCTGACGGACGACCAAAGGGAGGGGCTTAGGAGAGCCATGGACCAGTGGAAACGAGCTGTGATGTGTGAGCTAAGAGAACGAGACGCCCAGATCCTCAAAGAAAGGATGGATCTGCTGCAAGTCACGCAGCAG AGGAACAAAGAGTTGGAGGAATTCATCGAGTCTCAGAAACGACAAATAAAAGAGTTGGAGGAGAAGTTTCTCTTTCTGTTTTTATTCTTCTCTCTGGCCTTCATCCTCTGGTCctaa
- the jakmip3 gene encoding janus kinase and microtubule-interacting protein 3 isoform X9: protein MSKRAAGVRGKGDRPDTMASVQAVNEELRAKLMDIQLELQQEKNKVSRLEREKSQELRTEHHRATVAMTELKSKLHEEKQKELAVTRETLLRQHEMELMRVIKIKDGEIHRLNGLVLTLRDGSMDKVRSALLMEVEETRKAWEAERCRLQQELQEHRGAKRSAEEALGLAHQACQARVAELRSAHHQHQEELNRTKRDCEREIRRLSQEERDTRRFQLKIAELSAVIRKLEDRNALLSEERNELLKRLRETESQFLPLLDKNKRLSRKNEELSLMLCRLDNKLRFVTQENMEMVTVRRPSSLNDLDRSSSASYHGYSQEDREMEFLRLQVLEQQHIIDDLSKALETGGYVKNVIQERDLLLRYRRQESVRRKRTLRACRVIETFYGYDEDVSVDSDGSSLSFHTDKTPDTEPEEVCVREEAELRYRQLTQEYQALQRAYALLTETSGGNYDAEKEIKTREQLLAEISQYQTRVADLESALKQQGLDVKWVEEKQMLYQRNQQLVEKMRQMEAEELHLKNDIQDARDQNELLEFRILELEEREWRSPGINFQQVHFPDSLSPLQVYCEAEGVTDIVICDLMKKLDILGDNANLSNEEQVVVIHARTVLTLAEKWLGSIEVTKSALQQKMLDIESEKDLFSKQKGYLDEELDFRKRSMDQAHKRILELEAMLYEALQQQDEFRMDGQKVKDDCVSDTLTDDQREGLRRAMDQWKRAVMCELRERDAQILKERMDLLQVTQQRNKELEEFIESQKRQIKELEEKFLFLFLFFSLAFILWS from the exons ATGTCTAAACGAGCTGCAGGGGTGCGGGGGAAAGGGGACAGGCCGGACACCATGGCATCGGTTCAAGCTGTCAATGAGGAATTGAGAGCCAAACTGATGGACATCCAGTTAGAACTTCAGCAGGAGAAGAACAAG GTCAGCCGCCTGGAGAGAGAGAAGAGTCAGGAACTAAGGACAGAACATCACCGGGCCACCGTAGCCATGACGGAGCTGAAGAGCAAACTCCATGAGGAGAAGCAGAAAGAGCTAGCTGTTACCAGGGAGACGTTACTACGGCAACACGAAATGGAGCTGATGAGAGTTATCAAAATCAAAGATGGAGAGATTCATCGGCTGAACGGTTTAGTCCTCACACTGAGGGATGGCTCGATGGATAAG GTGAGGAGCGCCCTGCTGATGGAGGTGGAGGAGACGAGAAAGGCCTGGGAGGCAGAGCGTTGTCGCCTCCAGCAGGAGCTTCAGGAGCATCGCGGCGCCAAGAGGAGCGCAGAGGAAGCTCTGGGGTTAGCTCACCAGGCCTGCCAGGCCCGAGTAGCCGAGCTACGATCGGCGCATCACCAACACCAGGAGGAGTTGAACAGAACCAAGAGAGACTGCGAGAGGGAGATTCGCCGACTG TCTCAGGAGGAGCGGGACACTCGGAGATTTCAGTTGAAAATTGCGGAGCTCAGCGCCGTCATCAGGAAGCTGGAGGATCGAAACGCTCTGTTGTCGGAAGAACGCAATGAACTg CTGAAGCGACTGAGGGAAACCGAGAGTCAGTTTCTTCCTCTGCTGGACAAAAACAAGCGTCTGAGCAGAAAGAATGAGGAGCTGTCACTCATGTTGTGTCGTCTTGACAACAAACTGCGCTTTGTCACCCAGGAGAACATGGAGATGGTAACTGTG AGGAGGCCGAGTTCGCTGAACGACTTGGACCGCAGCAGCTCCGCCAGTTACCACGGCTACAGCCAGGAGGACAGAGAAATGGAGTTTCTACGACTTCAAGTTCTGGAGCAACAACACATCATAGACGACTTGTCCAAG GCTCTGGAAACAGGAGGTTACGTGAAGAACGTGATT CAGGAAAGAGATCTGTTGTTGCGATACAGACGTCAAGAATCTGTGAGGAGAAAAAGAACTTTGAGAGCCTGCAGG GTCATAGAAACATTTTATGGTTACGATGAAGACGTGTCAGTGGACTCAGACGGCTCATCTTTGTCTTTTCACACAGACAAAACCCCTGACACGGAACCTGAAGAG GTGTGTGTCCGTGAGGAGGCGGAACTTCGGTACCGTCAGCTGACACAAGAATATCAAGCACTGCAGCGTGCCTATGCTCTGCTGACTGAGACCAGCGGAGGAAACTATGATGCTGAGAAGGAGATCAAG ACCAGAGAACAACTGCTGGCGGAAATCAGTCAATATCAAACCAGAGTCGCAGATTTGGAGTCAGCTCTGAAACAGCAAGGACTG GACGTGAAGTGGGTGGAGGAGAAGCAGATGTTGTATCAGAGGAACCAGCAGCTGGTAGAAAAG ATGAGGCAGATGGAAGCAGAGGAACTCCATCTGAAAAACGACATCCAGGATGCCAGAGACCAAAATGAACTCCTGGAGTTCAGGATCTTAGAGCTGGAG GAGAGGGAGTGGCGATCGCCTGGCATCAACTTCCAGCAAGTCCACTTCCCAGACAGCCTCAGCCCTTTGCAGGTCTACTGTGAGGCGGAGGGAGTAACT GACATTGTGATCTGTGATCTCATGAAGAAGTTGGACATCCTGGGCGATAACGCC AATCTGTCCAATGAGGAGCAGGTGGTCGTGATTCACGCCAGGACTGTTCTCACACTGGCAGAgaag TGGTTGGGGTCCATTGAAGTGACAAAGTCGGCACTGCAGCAGAAAATGTTGGACATCGAAAGTGAGAAG GATTTGTTCAGCAAGCAGAAGGGCTACCTGGATGAAGAGCTGGACTTTAGGAAACGCTCCATGGATCAGGCTCACAAG AGGATCCTGGAGCTGGAGGCCATGCTGTACGAGGCGCTACAACAGCAGGACGAGTTCAGAATGGACGGGCAAAAGGTAAAAGACGATTGTGTGAGCGACACGCTGACGGACGACCAAAGGGAGGGGCTTAGGAGAGCCATGGACCAGTGGAAACGAGCTGTGATGTGTGAGCTAAGAGAACGAGACGCCCAGATCCTCAAAGAAAGGATGGATCTGCTGCAAGTCACGCAGCAG AGGAACAAAGAGTTGGAGGAATTCATCGAGTCTCAGAAACGACAAATAAAAGAGTTGGAGGAGAAGTTTCTCTTTCTGTTTTTATTCTTCTCTCTGGCCTTCATCCTCTGGTCctaa
- the jakmip3 gene encoding janus kinase and microtubule-interacting protein 3 isoform X4, which produces MSKRAAGVRGKGDRPDTMASVQAVNEELRAKLMDIQLELQQEKNKVSRLEREKSQELRTEHHRATVAMTELKSKLHEEKQKELAVTRETLLRQHEMELMRVIKIKDGEIHRLNGLVLTLRDGSMDKVRSALLMEVEETRKAWEAERCRLQQELQEHRGAKRSAEEALGLAHQACQARVAELRSAHHQHQEELNRTKRDCEREIRRLMDEIKLKDRAVSVLDKALGLQAGHAHRLQLQTQAAEQQIAALRDAQRAGLNYPGHVPNSTTNNPPHPSQEERDTRRFQLKIAELSAVIRKLEDRNALLSEERNELLKRLRETESQFLPLLDKNKRLSRKNEELSLMLCRLDNKLRFVTQENMEMVTVRRPSSLNDLDRSSSASYHGYSQEDREMEFLRLQVLEQQHIIDDLSKALETGGYVKNVIQERDLLLRYRRQESVRRKRTLRACRVIETFYGYDEDVSVDSDGSSLSFHTDKTPDTEPEEVCVREEAELRYRQLTQEYQALQRAYALLTETSGGNYDAEKEIKTREQLLAEISQYQTRVADLESALKQQGLDVKWVEEKQMLYQRNQQLVEKMRQMEAEELHLKNDIQDARDQNELLEFRILELEEREWRSPGINFQQVHFPDSLSPLQVYCEAEGVTDIVICDLMKKLDILGDNAVSNLSNEEQVVVIHARTVLTLAEKWLGSIEVTKSALQQKMLDIESEKDLFSKQKGYLDEELDFRKRSMDQAHKRILELEAMLYEALQQQDEFRMDGQKVKDDCVSDTLTDDQREGLRRAMDQWKRAVMCELRERDAQILKERMDLLQVTQQRNKELEEFIESQKRQIKELEEKFLFLFLFFSLAFILWS; this is translated from the exons ATGTCTAAACGAGCTGCAGGGGTGCGGGGGAAAGGGGACAGGCCGGACACCATGGCATCGGTTCAAGCTGTCAATGAGGAATTGAGAGCCAAACTGATGGACATCCAGTTAGAACTTCAGCAGGAGAAGAACAAG GTCAGCCGCCTGGAGAGAGAGAAGAGTCAGGAACTAAGGACAGAACATCACCGGGCCACCGTAGCCATGACGGAGCTGAAGAGCAAACTCCATGAGGAGAAGCAGAAAGAGCTAGCTGTTACCAGGGAGACGTTACTACGGCAACACGAAATGGAGCTGATGAGAGTTATCAAAATCAAAGATGGAGAGATTCATCGGCTGAACGGTTTAGTCCTCACACTGAGGGATGGCTCGATGGATAAG GTGAGGAGCGCCCTGCTGATGGAGGTGGAGGAGACGAGAAAGGCCTGGGAGGCAGAGCGTTGTCGCCTCCAGCAGGAGCTTCAGGAGCATCGCGGCGCCAAGAGGAGCGCAGAGGAAGCTCTGGGGTTAGCTCACCAGGCCTGCCAGGCCCGAGTAGCCGAGCTACGATCGGCGCATCACCAACACCAGGAGGAGTTGAACAGAACCAAGAGAGACTGCGAGAGGGAGATTCGCCGACTG ATGGACGAGATAAAACTGAAAGACAGAGCTGTTAGTGTTTTGGATAAAGCCCTGGGGCTACAGGCTGGCCACGCCCACCGCCTTCAGCTGCAGACTCAGGCTGCTGAGCAGCAAATCGCAGCCCTCAGAGATGCACAAAGGGCGGGACTAAACTACCCTGGACATGTCCCTAACTCCACCACTAACAATCCTCCTCATCCT TCTCAGGAGGAGCGGGACACTCGGAGATTTCAGTTGAAAATTGCGGAGCTCAGCGCCGTCATCAGGAAGCTGGAGGATCGAAACGCTCTGTTGTCGGAAGAACGCAATGAACTg CTGAAGCGACTGAGGGAAACCGAGAGTCAGTTTCTTCCTCTGCTGGACAAAAACAAGCGTCTGAGCAGAAAGAATGAGGAGCTGTCACTCATGTTGTGTCGTCTTGACAACAAACTGCGCTTTGTCACCCAGGAGAACATGGAGATGGTAACTGTG AGGAGGCCGAGTTCGCTGAACGACTTGGACCGCAGCAGCTCCGCCAGTTACCACGGCTACAGCCAGGAGGACAGAGAAATGGAGTTTCTACGACTTCAAGTTCTGGAGCAACAACACATCATAGACGACTTGTCCAAG GCTCTGGAAACAGGAGGTTACGTGAAGAACGTGATT CAGGAAAGAGATCTGTTGTTGCGATACAGACGTCAAGAATCTGTGAGGAGAAAAAGAACTTTGAGAGCCTGCAGG GTCATAGAAACATTTTATGGTTACGATGAAGACGTGTCAGTGGACTCAGACGGCTCATCTTTGTCTTTTCACACAGACAAAACCCCTGACACGGAACCTGAAGAG GTGTGTGTCCGTGAGGAGGCGGAACTTCGGTACCGTCAGCTGACACAAGAATATCAAGCACTGCAGCGTGCCTATGCTCTGCTGACTGAGACCAGCGGAGGAAACTATGATGCTGAGAAGGAGATCAAG ACCAGAGAACAACTGCTGGCGGAAATCAGTCAATATCAAACCAGAGTCGCAGATTTGGAGTCAGCTCTGAAACAGCAAGGACTG GACGTGAAGTGGGTGGAGGAGAAGCAGATGTTGTATCAGAGGAACCAGCAGCTGGTAGAAAAG ATGAGGCAGATGGAAGCAGAGGAACTCCATCTGAAAAACGACATCCAGGATGCCAGAGACCAAAATGAACTCCTGGAGTTCAGGATCTTAGAGCTGGAG GAGAGGGAGTGGCGATCGCCTGGCATCAACTTCCAGCAAGTCCACTTCCCAGACAGCCTCAGCCCTTTGCAGGTCTACTGTGAGGCGGAGGGAGTAACT GACATTGTGATCTGTGATCTCATGAAGAAGTTGGACATCCTGGGCGATAACGCCGTAAGT AATCTGTCCAATGAGGAGCAGGTGGTCGTGATTCACGCCAGGACTGTTCTCACACTGGCAGAgaag TGGTTGGGGTCCATTGAAGTGACAAAGTCGGCACTGCAGCAGAAAATGTTGGACATCGAAAGTGAGAAG GATTTGTTCAGCAAGCAGAAGGGCTACCTGGATGAAGAGCTGGACTTTAGGAAACGCTCCATGGATCAGGCTCACAAG AGGATCCTGGAGCTGGAGGCCATGCTGTACGAGGCGCTACAACAGCAGGACGAGTTCAGAATGGACGGGCAAAAGGTAAAAGACGATTGTGTGAGCGACACGCTGACGGACGACCAAAGGGAGGGGCTTAGGAGAGCCATGGACCAGTGGAAACGAGCTGTGATGTGTGAGCTAAGAGAACGAGACGCCCAGATCCTCAAAGAAAGGATGGATCTGCTGCAAGTCACGCAGCAG AGGAACAAAGAGTTGGAGGAATTCATCGAGTCTCAGAAACGACAAATAAAAGAGTTGGAGGAGAAGTTTCTCTTTCTGTTTTTATTCTTCTCTCTGGCCTTCATCCTCTGGTCctaa
- the jakmip3 gene encoding janus kinase and microtubule-interacting protein 3 isoform X6 — MSKRAAGVRGKGDRPDTMASVQAVNEELRAKLMDIQLELQQEKNKVSRLEREKSQELRTEHHRATVAMTELKSKLHEEKQKELAVTRETLLRQHEMELMRVIKIKDGEIHRLNGLVLTLRDGSMDKVRSALLMEVEETRKAWEAERCRLQQELQEHRGAKRSAEEALGLAHQACQARVAELRSAHHQHQEELNRTKRDCEREIRRLMDEIKLKDRAVSVLDKALGLQAGHAHRLQLQTQAAEQQIAALRDAQRAGLNYPGHVPNSTTNNPPHPSQEERDTRRFQLKIAELSAVIRKLEDRNALLSEERNELLKRLRETESQFLPLLDKNKRLSRKNEELSLMLCRLDNKLRFVTQENMEMVTVRRPSSLNDLDRSSSASYHGYSQEDREMEFLRLQVLEQQHIIDDLSKALETGGYVKNVIQERDLLLRYRRQESVRRKRTLRACRVIETFYGYDEDVSVDSDGSSLSFHTDKTPDTEPEEVCVREEAELRYRQLTQEYQALQRAYALLTETSGGNYDAEKEIKTREQLLAEISQYQTRVADLESALKQQGLDVKWVEEKQMLYQRNQQLVEKMRQMEAEELHLKNDIQDARDQNELLEFRILELEEREWRSPGINFQQVHFPDSLSPLQVYCEAEGVTDIVICDLMKKLDILGDNANLSNEEQVVVIHARTVLTLAEKWLGSIEVTKSALQQKMLDIESEKDLFSKQKGYLDEELDFRKRSMDQAHKRILELEAMLYEALQQQDEFRMDGQKVKDDCVSDTLTDDQREGLRRAMDQWKRAVMCELRERDAQILKERMDLLQVTQQRNKELEEFIESQKRQIKELEEKFLFLFLFFSLAFILWS; from the exons ATGTCTAAACGAGCTGCAGGGGTGCGGGGGAAAGGGGACAGGCCGGACACCATGGCATCGGTTCAAGCTGTCAATGAGGAATTGAGAGCCAAACTGATGGACATCCAGTTAGAACTTCAGCAGGAGAAGAACAAG GTCAGCCGCCTGGAGAGAGAGAAGAGTCAGGAACTAAGGACAGAACATCACCGGGCCACCGTAGCCATGACGGAGCTGAAGAGCAAACTCCATGAGGAGAAGCAGAAAGAGCTAGCTGTTACCAGGGAGACGTTACTACGGCAACACGAAATGGAGCTGATGAGAGTTATCAAAATCAAAGATGGAGAGATTCATCGGCTGAACGGTTTAGTCCTCACACTGAGGGATGGCTCGATGGATAAG GTGAGGAGCGCCCTGCTGATGGAGGTGGAGGAGACGAGAAAGGCCTGGGAGGCAGAGCGTTGTCGCCTCCAGCAGGAGCTTCAGGAGCATCGCGGCGCCAAGAGGAGCGCAGAGGAAGCTCTGGGGTTAGCTCACCAGGCCTGCCAGGCCCGAGTAGCCGAGCTACGATCGGCGCATCACCAACACCAGGAGGAGTTGAACAGAACCAAGAGAGACTGCGAGAGGGAGATTCGCCGACTG ATGGACGAGATAAAACTGAAAGACAGAGCTGTTAGTGTTTTGGATAAAGCCCTGGGGCTACAGGCTGGCCACGCCCACCGCCTTCAGCTGCAGACTCAGGCTGCTGAGCAGCAAATCGCAGCCCTCAGAGATGCACAAAGGGCGGGACTAAACTACCCTGGACATGTCCCTAACTCCACCACTAACAATCCTCCTCATCCT TCTCAGGAGGAGCGGGACACTCGGAGATTTCAGTTGAAAATTGCGGAGCTCAGCGCCGTCATCAGGAAGCTGGAGGATCGAAACGCTCTGTTGTCGGAAGAACGCAATGAACTg CTGAAGCGACTGAGGGAAACCGAGAGTCAGTTTCTTCCTCTGCTGGACAAAAACAAGCGTCTGAGCAGAAAGAATGAGGAGCTGTCACTCATGTTGTGTCGTCTTGACAACAAACTGCGCTTTGTCACCCAGGAGAACATGGAGATGGTAACTGTG AGGAGGCCGAGTTCGCTGAACGACTTGGACCGCAGCAGCTCCGCCAGTTACCACGGCTACAGCCAGGAGGACAGAGAAATGGAGTTTCTACGACTTCAAGTTCTGGAGCAACAACACATCATAGACGACTTGTCCAAG GCTCTGGAAACAGGAGGTTACGTGAAGAACGTGATT CAGGAAAGAGATCTGTTGTTGCGATACAGACGTCAAGAATCTGTGAGGAGAAAAAGAACTTTGAGAGCCTGCAGG GTCATAGAAACATTTTATGGTTACGATGAAGACGTGTCAGTGGACTCAGACGGCTCATCTTTGTCTTTTCACACAGACAAAACCCCTGACACGGAACCTGAAGAG GTGTGTGTCCGTGAGGAGGCGGAACTTCGGTACCGTCAGCTGACACAAGAATATCAAGCACTGCAGCGTGCCTATGCTCTGCTGACTGAGACCAGCGGAGGAAACTATGATGCTGAGAAGGAGATCAAG ACCAGAGAACAACTGCTGGCGGAAATCAGTCAATATCAAACCAGAGTCGCAGATTTGGAGTCAGCTCTGAAACAGCAAGGACTG GACGTGAAGTGGGTGGAGGAGAAGCAGATGTTGTATCAGAGGAACCAGCAGCTGGTAGAAAAG ATGAGGCAGATGGAAGCAGAGGAACTCCATCTGAAAAACGACATCCAGGATGCCAGAGACCAAAATGAACTCCTGGAGTTCAGGATCTTAGAGCTGGAG GAGAGGGAGTGGCGATCGCCTGGCATCAACTTCCAGCAAGTCCACTTCCCAGACAGCCTCAGCCCTTTGCAGGTCTACTGTGAGGCGGAGGGAGTAACT GACATTGTGATCTGTGATCTCATGAAGAAGTTGGACATCCTGGGCGATAACGCC AATCTGTCCAATGAGGAGCAGGTGGTCGTGATTCACGCCAGGACTGTTCTCACACTGGCAGAgaag TGGTTGGGGTCCATTGAAGTGACAAAGTCGGCACTGCAGCAGAAAATGTTGGACATCGAAAGTGAGAAG GATTTGTTCAGCAAGCAGAAGGGCTACCTGGATGAAGAGCTGGACTTTAGGAAACGCTCCATGGATCAGGCTCACAAG AGGATCCTGGAGCTGGAGGCCATGCTGTACGAGGCGCTACAACAGCAGGACGAGTTCAGAATGGACGGGCAAAAGGTAAAAGACGATTGTGTGAGCGACACGCTGACGGACGACCAAAGGGAGGGGCTTAGGAGAGCCATGGACCAGTGGAAACGAGCTGTGATGTGTGAGCTAAGAGAACGAGACGCCCAGATCCTCAAAGAAAGGATGGATCTGCTGCAAGTCACGCAGCAG AGGAACAAAGAGTTGGAGGAATTCATCGAGTCTCAGAAACGACAAATAAAAGAGTTGGAGGAGAAGTTTCTCTTTCTGTTTTTATTCTTCTCTCTGGCCTTCATCCTCTGGTCctaa